The DNA segment TCGGCGAGCGGCTGCGTATCGGGAATCGCAACAGTCAGGCAGAGCAGTTGATTGCTGAACTGGCCGAGTTGGCGCCGCGCTGCGGACTGCCCCATCGCCTGCGCGATGTCGACGTGCCCGAAGATTGCCTCGCACAACTGGCGCGTGACGCGATGCAGCAGCAACGCTTGCTGGTGAATAACCCGCGAGAGGTCAGCGAAGCCGACGCGCTGGCGATTTATCAGGCGGCGTGGTGATGGGGCATTCGCGGTGAGGGCACGGAGGCTCAGTTGTAAGCCTCCGATCAGGTGAGTAAGCTGCCGGGATGAACCAGACCTCAGCTTCCTCATCCTTCCCCGGCCCGCGTGGCCCGGTCGATCACGAGATTCGTGACCAGATCGTCGCGGCGGCCAACGAGCATTTCAGCCAGTATGGCTACGGCAAAACCACCGTGTCTGACCTGGCCAAGGCCATCGGTTTTTCCAAGGCGTACATCTACAAGTTCTTCGATTCCAAGCAGGCGATCGGCGAGGCCATCTGCGGCAACTGCCTGGGGCAAATCGTGGCGGCGGTGGAACTGGCAATCAGCGCAGACGGGCTGTCGCCGACCGAGCGCTTCCGCCAGTTGGTCAAAACCGTGATTGCCACTGGCGTCGAGCTGTTCTTCACCGACCGCAAGCTCTACGACATCGCGGCCTTTGCGGCCGGCGAGAACTGGCCCAGCGCCCAGCGTTACGACGCTCGGATCAAAGGCTTTATCACTGACATCGTGCGTGACGGACGCATGGCCGGTGAGTTCGAACGCAAGACGCCGCTGGACGAAACCGTCGAATCGATCCATCTGGCGCTGCGGCCCTTCGTCAATCCGCTGATGCTTCAACACAACCTGGATTTCATCGAGGTGGCGCCGACGCTGACCTCGAATCTGATTCTGCGCAGCCTGAAACCTTAGTCCCTCGCTGATCTGCGTCACAGGCTGGAACTCACCGAGTTGCCAGCCATCTCCCGAAGACTGGAACAACGCCTGCGCCGCGGCTCGACTGCGCTTGTGCCTGCGCGCAGCTCAAGCAGGTGCTGGTAATCGGGGCCAAACCGCCAAACCGCCATCGAGCCGTCACTGACCGTAACGTGATGGGGAGCGCAGTGGCGTGAAGATTCGTGTGGAAAATCTGCAGGGTTGAAACGGGCGAAGCGCAAAATGATGACGAGTGACCGTTGACGACATTGGTCACTGACTGAGAATATGATGATCATCCTATTTCAGTGAAGGAATTCCATGCGCCGGTTCAGACCTTTTCCCCTTGCAGCCTGTTGGCTGCCCCTCGTCCTGACGGCGTGTGGGGATGCTTCTACCACGCAAGACCCGCGCACTCTCGCGCCTCTGGTCAGGTCGGCTGTTGTGCAGCTTGCCGAGGATGGCTCGCGGTCATTCACCGGTGTGGTGGCGGCGCGGGTTCAGGGTGACCTGGGCTTTCGCGTTTCCGGCAAGGTGCTTGAGCGTCTGGTCGACACCGGTCAGACGGTCAAGCGCGGGCAGCCGCTGATGCGCCTCGACCCGATCGACCTCGGGTTGCAGGCGCGAGCGCAGCAAGAAGCCGTTACCGCCGCTCGAGCAAGCGCCAATCAGACCGCCGATGAAGAAGCGCGCAACCGCAAGCTCGTCGCTGCCGGCGCGATCTCGGCGTCGGCCTACGACCGGTTCAAAGCTTCCGCCGACGCCGCCAAGGCGCAACTCAGCGCTGCTGTTGCGCAAGCGGACGTGGCACGCAACGCCTCCGGTTACGCGGTGCTGGTAGCGGACGCCGACGGCGTGATCGTGGACACACTCGCCGAGCCTGGGCAAGTGGTCAGCCCGGGGCAAGCCGTAGTGCGACTGGCGCGCGCGGGTCAGCGTGAAGCCATCGTCCATTTGCCCGAGACCTTGCGTCCGGCACCAGGCTCCACCGCGCAGGCCAGACTCTATGGCGATCCGGCGGCTGTCAGCGCAAGCCTGCGCCTGCTTGCCGATTCTGCCGACCCGTCGACCCGCACGTTCGAGGCGCGCTATGTGCTTGAAGGCAAGCTCGCCAATGCGCCGATCGGTTCAACCGTCACCGTTGATATCGCTCAGGTTTCCGCACAAAAACAAGCGTTGAAGGTGCCGATCGCGGCGCTGTACAACTCAGGCAAAGGCCCCGGCGTCTGGGCCATTGCCGGTACACCGGCGAAAGTGACTTGGCGCGCCGTTGAAGTGTTGGGGTTGAGTGACGATTCGGCACGCATCGCTGGCGAACTCAGCGTCGGTGAGCCGATCGTTGCGCTCGGCGCGCACCTGCTGCACGAAGGCGAGGACGTGCGCTTGCTGGCCGGCGATGACGCCCAGGTTGCCGGGAGTCGTCCATGAGCGAGGGTCGATTCAACCTTTCCGCCATTGCCGTTCGCCAACGCGCGATCACGGTGTTCCTGATTTTTCTGATTGCCGTCGCCGGGACCCTGGCGTTCTTCAAGTTGGGCCGGGCCGAAGATCCGCCGTTCACCGTCAAGCAATTAACCGTCATCACCGCATGGCCGGGGGCGACCGCGCAGGAGATGCAAGACCAGGTCGCCGAACCGCTGGAAAAGCGTTTGCAGGAACTGAAGTGGTACGACCGCACGGAAACCTACACCCGCCCCGGGCTGGCGTTCACCATGGTGTCGTTGCTCGACAGCACACCGCCGTCGCAGGTGCAGGAAGAGTTCTATCAGGCGCGCAAGAAGCTCGATGACGAAGCGATCAAACTGCCGGCGGGCGTTATCGGGGCGATGGTCAACGACGAGTTCTCCGACGTGACGTTCGCGCTGTTTGCCCTGAAGGCCAAGGGCGAGCCGCAGCGCTTGCTGGTGCGCGATGCGGAGTCTTTGCGCCAGCGCCTGTTGCATGTGCCGGGGGTGAAAAAGGTCAACATCATCGGTGAGCAGGCCGAACGCATCTTCGTCTCGTTTTCCCATGATCGACTGGCGACGCTGGGCCTGGCCCCGCAGGACATCTTCGCTGCACTGAACAGTCAGAACGTGCTGACGCCCGCCGGATCGGTCGAAACCAAAGGGCCGGAAATCTTTGTCCGGGTCGATGGCGCATTCGACACCTTGCAGAAAATCCGTGACACGCCGGTTGTCGCGCAGGGTCGCACCCTCATGCTTTCCGACGTGGCCACGGTCGAGCGCGGCTACGAAGACCCGGCGACGTTTTTGGTGCGCAACAACGGCGAGGAAGCGCTGCTGCTCGGCGTGATCATGCGCGAGGGCTGGAACGGTCTGGATCTGGGCAAGGCGCTGGATGCCGAAACGCTCAACATCAATGCAGAAATGCCCTTGGGCATGACCCTGTCGAAAGTCACCGATCAGGCGGTGAATATCGACTCGGCGGTCGGCGAGTTCATGGTCAAGTTTTTCGTCGCGCTGCTGGTGGTGATGCTGGTGTGCTTTCTCAGCATGGGTTGGCGTGTCGGCGTGGTGGTCGCCGCGGCGGTGCCGTTGACCCTGGCGATCGTGTTTGTGGTGATGGCCGCCACCGGCAAAAACTTTGACCGGATTACCCTCGGCTCGTTGATTCTCGCGCTGGGCTTGCTGGTCGACGACGCGATCATCGCCATCGAAATGATGGTGGTGAAAATGGAGGAGGGCTACGACCGCATCAAAGCCTCGGCCTATGCCTGGAGCCACACGGCGGCGCCG comes from the Pseudomonas granadensis genome and includes:
- a CDS encoding efflux RND transporter periplasmic adaptor subunit, whose protein sequence is MRRFRPFPLAACWLPLVLTACGDASTTQDPRTLAPLVRSAVVQLAEDGSRSFTGVVAARVQGDLGFRVSGKVLERLVDTGQTVKRGQPLMRLDPIDLGLQARAQQEAVTAARASANQTADEEARNRKLVAAGAISASAYDRFKASADAAKAQLSAAVAQADVARNASGYAVLVADADGVIVDTLAEPGQVVSPGQAVVRLARAGQREAIVHLPETLRPAPGSTAQARLYGDPAAVSASLRLLADSADPSTRTFEARYVLEGKLANAPIGSTVTVDIAQVSAQKQALKVPIAALYNSGKGPGVWAIAGTPAKVTWRAVEVLGLSDDSARIAGELSVGEPIVALGAHLLHEGEDVRLLAGDDAQVAGSRP
- a CDS encoding TetR/AcrR family transcriptional regulator yields the protein MNQTSASSSFPGPRGPVDHEIRDQIVAAANEHFSQYGYGKTTVSDLAKAIGFSKAYIYKFFDSKQAIGEAICGNCLGQIVAAVELAISADGLSPTERFRQLVKTVIATGVELFFTDRKLYDIAAFAAGENWPSAQRYDARIKGFITDIVRDGRMAGEFERKTPLDETVESIHLALRPFVNPLMLQHNLDFIEVAPTLTSNLILRSLKP